The following coding sequences lie in one Gadus macrocephalus chromosome 1, ASM3116895v1 genomic window:
- the cd63 gene encoding CD63 antigen, producing the protein MGVEGGIRCVKYLLFFFNFIFWLCGLALIVVGILVQVALHKSLSISDATASAIPIILIVVGVVIFFIAFCGCCGAWKENYCMVTTFAVLLLLIILVEIGVAIAGYIFRGHIKGEVREGLNQLIAKYNTTDEIKQTVDKMQEDLKCCGANSSSDWKDFGADQNTVPDSCCVNISKGCGVGELSDVLKVHQQGCHTAVEESLMKNLMWIVIAAVVIAIIQIMGIVFSCMLMKAIRSGYEVM; encoded by the exons ATGGGTGTAGAGGGGGGAATCAGATGTGTCAAGTACCTGCTATTCTTCTTCAACTTCATCTTTTGG CTGTGTGGCCTGGCGCTGATTGTGGTGGGGATCCTGGTGCAGGTAGCCTTGCACAAATCCCTGTCCATCAGTGACGCCACAGCCTCGGCGATCCCTATCATTCTGATAGTCGTGGGTGTCGTCATCTTCTTCATTGCCTTCTGTGGTTGCTGCGGTGCCTGGAAGGAGAATTACTGCATGGTCACCACG TTTGCCGTCCTCCTGTTACTGATCATCCTCGTCGAGATCGGAGTGGCTATAGCCGGATACATCTTCAGGGGTCAT ATTAAAGGAGAGGTCCGGGAGGGTCTCAACCAACTGATCGCAAAGTACAACACCACGGATGAAATCAAACAAACTGTGGACAAGATGCAGGAGGAT TTGAAGTGTTGTGGCGCCAACAGCTCGTCAGACTGGAAAGACTTCGGGGCAGATCAAAACACAGTCCCTGACTCCTGCTGTGTGAACATCTCAAAGGGCTGCGGGGTCGGGGAACTCAGTGATGTTCTCAAAGTACACCAGCAG GGCTGCCACACTGCGGTTGAGGAATCGCTGATGAAGAATCTGATGTGGATTGTTATTGCTGCTGTCGTTATTGCTATAATACAG ATCATGGGCATTGTGTTCTCCTGCATGCTGATGAAGGCCATCCGCAGTGGCTATGAAGTCATGTGA